The following DNA comes from Moritella sp. 24.
CTCATTATCACCCGTCATGTTCGTAATAGCACGTTGAATAAATGCATTGCCTGCACCGCCCTTGTTAGGATCATTTACGCCAAACGCATACGGATTATCGGAGATCCATTTACCTAACGCATCAAACGATTGCGGTAGTTCTTTCTCATTCACACGGCTAGGATCATACGCAAAGCCCGTTTGATTACCCCAAAATGAAACAGCATAACCGCCCGTTTCAACCCCATTTAATTTCGTTTTAAGCTTAGCGGCATCAGGTAGTACATCCGTAATCGGACCGTATACAAGGTTATTTTGCATGAGTGATGGCATACGTGCGGCGTCAATCGCCATCACATCAATCTTGCCCGCACTACGTTTACCTTCTGCGATTAGTTTGTTGATGTTACCTTTTTCATTGCTGTTAGGAACACGTACTTTAATACCGTATTTGTCTTCAAAATCTTTAAAAATGGTACGAAAGCGTGGCTGGAAATACCACACGTATACGTTAATCGCTTTTTCTTTTTGTGCTTGCTCAACAATTTGGTTCCACTGCATTTCTTTTAAATCATAAGCAGAAGCTTGTGTCGTTAAACCTAACGCAACTGTTGCTGCAATGGCTGTAAGTGTTTTATTCATCATAGTGTCCTTTGTTTATGATCTAATTATGCTTTACCAGTTGATTCGGCTAAGTAGTTACCCTTCAATAATCGCTCGATGACTAACATTAAAATAACGTTAGGGATCACAAGGATTAATGAAATAACAGCCGCATTAGGGCGAATAAATGAATAACCCAAATACGAATATAAAATAGTGGGTACAGTCGTAATATCAGGTGAACCCAGTACGAACGCGATATTAAATTCTTCAATACTAATAACAAGACAGAAAATCAGTGATGCCAATAACCCCGGTTTCAGCATCGGCATAAACACATGGCGGAATGTCGTGAATGAACTCCCTCCTAAGTCTTTACTCGCATCAATCAGATCTTGCGGTACGCTGTTAAAACTTGCCGATAAAATACGAATTGCATACGGTAATGCCAATACAGTATGGCCAATCACAATGCCCCAAAACGGTTCTGACAACTCAAGGCTAATTAACATTGAGCTAAAGAACACCCCGATAATCATACCCGGCATAATAAGCGGTAATAGCACCACCACTTCAGCTAGCTTTTTACCACGAAATTCAATGCGACCAAATGCATATGCAGTTGGTAACGCCAAGATTACCGTGAATAATGCAACTAGCGGCGCAATCGTGTAACTATTCGTTAATGCTTCAACAAGACCTGATGTTTCCCACATTTGT
Coding sequences within:
- a CDS encoding extracellular solute-binding protein gives rise to the protein MMNKTLTAIAATVALGLTTQASAYDLKEMQWNQIVEQAQKEKAINVYVWYFQPRFRTIFKDFEDKYGIKVRVPNSNEKGNINKLIAEGKRSAGKIDVMAIDAARMPSLMQNNLVYGPITDVLPDAAKLKTKLNGVETGGYAVSFWGNQTGFAYDPSRVNEKELPQSFDALGKWISDNPYAFGVNDPNKGGAGNAFIQRAITNMTGDNEAYYATGFDAKNTTKWSEVWTWFDKHSDEITITSSNADSLTRMNDGEISMAPAWEDHLKGLQAQGAITPRIKFYIPEFGMPGGGNMIMMPANTSKKAASMLFINWITSAEVQTRFNEVFGSAPQHPDADDSKALVSQEQRQFSKSFFTADYATKAKKAFTENVLM
- a CDS encoding ABC transporter permease, translated to MTAQTKNGGLIHKLSIGFFIIINFFWIGVPFLMALLWSLVDPKHPWSYPDMFPKVLSFGRWEQMWETSGLVEALTNSYTIAPLVALFTVILALPTAYAFGRIEFRGKKLAEVVVLLPLIMPGMIIGVFFSSMLISLELSEPFWGIVIGHTVLALPYAIRILSASFNSVPQDLIDASKDLGGSSFTTFRHVFMPMLKPGLLASLIFCLVISIEEFNIAFVLGSPDITTVPTILYSYLGYSFIRPNAAVISLILVIPNVILMLVIERLLKGNYLAESTGKA